A single region of the Pseudorhodoplanes sp. genome encodes:
- a CDS encoding tripartite tricarboxylate transporter substrate binding protein, protein MKSQDKNIREDMMGQRIVNRVTCLAVLAACCWVSAAIAQNFPSRPVTLVVPFPAGSTTDLVGRILSDELAKSLGQNVVVDNRGGAGGTIGTEAVARAAPDGYTLLMGTIGTHSINPAVYAKINYDPIADFAPIIQFGTAPNVLVINPSLPAKNVKELIAYVRANPGKVNYGSSGNGTSNHLSGAMFAARNGLQATHIPYRGGAQAITDLLRGETQFMFYHYLPLLPHIKEGKLRAIAITSASRIDALPDVPVMKEAGMDDFEVSAWFGVYAPAKTPADVVGKLNTIIAGIINSPEVKKSLAMQGIDPVSGSPADLLELNKRELARWSKAVADAGAKLAN, encoded by the coding sequence ATGAAATCGCAAGACAAGAATATACGGGAGGACATGATGGGCCAGCGGATCGTCAATCGGGTAACATGCCTTGCGGTTTTGGCGGCGTGCTGCTGGGTGTCGGCTGCCATAGCGCAAAATTTCCCAAGCCGCCCGGTGACGCTCGTCGTACCGTTCCCGGCCGGCAGCACGACCGACCTTGTCGGCCGCATCCTGTCCGACGAACTCGCCAAGTCGCTGGGTCAGAATGTCGTGGTCGACAATCGCGGTGGGGCGGGCGGCACCATCGGCACCGAAGCGGTCGCGCGCGCGGCGCCCGATGGCTACACATTGCTGATGGGAACGATCGGCACCCATTCGATCAATCCGGCGGTCTACGCCAAGATCAACTACGATCCGATTGCGGATTTTGCGCCGATCATCCAGTTCGGCACGGCGCCGAACGTGCTGGTGATAAACCCGTCGCTGCCGGCAAAAAACGTCAAGGAATTGATCGCCTATGTCCGCGCCAATCCCGGCAAGGTGAATTACGGATCGTCCGGCAACGGCACGTCCAATCACCTCTCCGGCGCGATGTTCGCCGCCCGCAACGGGCTGCAGGCGACGCATATTCCCTATCGCGGCGGCGCGCAGGCGATCACCGATCTGTTGCGCGGAGAAACGCAGTTCATGTTCTACCACTATCTGCCGCTGTTGCCGCATATCAAGGAAGGCAAGCTGCGCGCCATCGCCATCACCAGCGCGAGCCGCATCGATGCGCTGCCCGACGTTCCCGTCATGAAGGAGGCGGGGATGGACGATTTCGAAGTGTCGGCCTGGTTCGGTGTCTACGCGCCGGCGAAAACGCCGGCCGACGTGGTCGGCAAGCTCAACACCATCATTGCCGGCATCATCAACTCGCCCGAGGTGAAGAAGAGCCTGGCGATGCAGGGCATCGATCCGGTCAGCGGTTCGCCCGCAGATCTGCTGGAGCTGAACAAGAGAGAGCTGGCACGCTGGTCGAAGGCGGTCGCGGATGCGGGCGCGAAACTGGCGAATTAG
- a CDS encoding AI-2E family transporter: MNIEPKSSSWNWGTRTFRFGARNPAPLEDAATFWRVTAQMATIVMAVIMFGAFLYVARALLVPILAALVVSLTLGPLSARAIKAGWPAWLPAIAIVVMLAALLYLMAIILVEPASDFIARSDQISNTIKEKFRFMDRPLLAWRELQTAILGGSGVKVEVSDNKMLEGIVIALPNAALQLVLFFATLFFLVFGRQAFRRYIVNLFASRAGRLRALRIANDVEENLSVYLITVTVINAGVGLVITTITFAMGFPAPLLWGVLAFLLNYIPYVGPGIMHVTLFIIGLLTFPTLLPALAAPLLFMTFTFFEGHFLVPAIIGRQLLLHPLAVFLSLAFWAWLWGPVGAFLATPILIIAIVAIDHIYPRGLKMLPR, from the coding sequence TTGAATATCGAGCCGAAATCCTCGTCATGGAATTGGGGGACGCGCACTTTCCGGTTCGGCGCGCGCAATCCGGCCCCGCTGGAAGATGCCGCCACGTTCTGGAGGGTGACGGCGCAGATGGCCACCATCGTGATGGCTGTCATCATGTTCGGCGCCTTCCTCTATGTCGCGCGGGCGCTGCTGGTGCCTATCCTCGCCGCGCTGGTGGTCAGCCTGACGCTTGGACCTTTGTCCGCCCGTGCGATCAAGGCCGGCTGGCCCGCCTGGCTGCCCGCCATCGCCATCGTAGTGATGCTGGCGGCCCTGCTTTACCTGATGGCGATCATTCTGGTCGAGCCGGCATCCGATTTCATCGCCCGCTCGGACCAGATCAGCAACACGATCAAGGAAAAATTCCGCTTCATGGATCGCCCGCTCCTCGCCTGGCGCGAACTGCAGACCGCCATTTTGGGCGGCTCAGGCGTAAAGGTCGAGGTCAGCGACAACAAGATGCTGGAAGGCATCGTCATCGCCTTGCCAAATGCGGCGCTGCAATTGGTGCTGTTCTTCGCGACTTTGTTCTTTCTCGTTTTCGGCCGGCAGGCCTTTCGCCGCTACATCGTCAATCTGTTCGCAAGCCGCGCCGGCCGCTTGCGGGCGTTGAGGATCGCCAACGACGTCGAGGAGAATCTCAGCGTCTATCTGATCACCGTGACGGTGATCAATGCCGGCGTCGGCCTCGTCATCACCACGATCACCTTTGCAATGGGATTCCCGGCGCCGCTTCTCTGGGGCGTGCTCGCCTTTCTGCTCAATTACATTCCCTATGTCGGCCCGGGCATCATGCACGTGACGCTGTTTATCATCGGGCTGCTGACATTTCCCACCTTGCTGCCGGCGCTGGCCGCACCGCTGCTTTTCATGACCTTCACATTCTTTGAAGGCCATTTCCTTGTACCAGCCATCATCGGGCGTCAGTTGCTGCTGCATCCGCTGGCAGTGTTTCTGTCGCTGGCCTTCTGGGCCTGGCTGTGGGGGCCGGTCGGCGCATTTCTGGCGACGCCGATCCTCATCATCGCCATCGTGGCCATCGATCACATTTATCCGCGCGGCCTCAAGATGTTGCCGCGCTGA
- a CDS encoding TerC family protein: MYNDLVTLFEYQNLVALAQIIIIDFVLAGDNAIVVGLAASRVAPELRLRVIFWGIAGAVVLRIMFAAVATQLLTIVGLTLAGGILLLWVCWKMYREISAHQPQPALAGHPHGADSPDYKGVTVGAAILQVIIADVSMSLDNVLAVAGAAKGNVVVLAIGLTVAIVFMAVASAMIAKLLARYHWITWIGLAIILYVALEMIWKGTHQVGCSLVPQQVCDSGVLATLSALL; the protein is encoded by the coding sequence ATCTACAATGACCTTGTGACCCTGTTCGAATATCAGAACCTGGTCGCGCTCGCTCAGATCATCATTATCGACTTCGTGCTGGCCGGCGACAATGCCATCGTCGTCGGGCTGGCAGCGTCGCGCGTTGCGCCCGAATTGCGCTTGAGAGTGATCTTCTGGGGCATCGCCGGCGCCGTGGTGCTGCGTATCATGTTCGCGGCGGTCGCGACCCAGTTGCTCACCATTGTCGGTCTGACGCTGGCCGGCGGCATCCTGCTGCTATGGGTGTGCTGGAAAATGTACCGTGAGATTTCGGCGCACCAGCCGCAACCGGCGCTGGCCGGCCACCCGCACGGTGCCGACTCGCCCGACTACAAGGGCGTCACCGTTGGCGCGGCAATCCTGCAAGTCATCATCGCCGACGTCTCGATGTCGCTGGACAACGTGCTCGCGGTGGCCGGCGCCGCCAAGGGCAACGTGGTCGTGCTGGCGATCGGTCTCACGGTCGCGATCGTGTTCATGGCCGTCGCATCCGCCATGATCGCGAAACTGCTCGCGCGCTACCACTGGATCACCTGGATCGGCCTTGCCATCATTCTCTATGTCGCGCTGGAAATGATCTGGAAGGGGACGCATCAAGTCGGCTGCAGCCTGGTGCCGCAGCAGGTCTGCGACTCCGGGGTTTTGGCGACGCTCAGCGCGCTACTCTGA
- a CDS encoding helix-turn-helix transcriptional regulator, protein MHFAKAAPEARQLRKEAGRWLQDLRKKAGLSQIDLAQKLGLKYYTFISQIENGFGRVPSESMEEWARALGVEPSEFARELLSYYDRELHRLLFKGKK, encoded by the coding sequence ATGCATTTCGCCAAAGCGGCCCCGGAGGCGCGTCAATTGCGCAAGGAAGCAGGGCGTTGGCTGCAGGATTTACGAAAAAAGGCCGGATTGTCGCAGATCGATCTGGCCCAGAAATTGGGCTTGAAGTACTATACATTCATATCCCAAATTGAGAATGGGTTCGGACGTGTGCCGAGTGAAAGCATGGAGGAATGGGCGAGGGCTCTTGGTGTAGAACCCTCTGAATTTGCACGGGAATTACTGTCGTATTACGACCGCGAGCTGCACCGGCTTCTGTTCAAGGGAAAAAAATGA